A genome region from Solirubrobacter pauli includes the following:
- a CDS encoding LamG domain-containing protein — MSRGHIAAALAAATLALGVPGTAQAVSLPLEGWWPLNEGSGQTIRDWSGNRNNGYLGASPTADAADPSWIKGVFLGSALRFGGGQFVTIPDAPSLEPQRITVAAWFRGDASPGKYRYIMSKGFFECQTASYGLYTGIGGGLSFYIAKNAYDFYVSPAAPTSVWDGKWHHAAGTFDGTTVRLYIDGVQVGSGTPSPTPIDYDRADGTGHIGANEPAVCDEDLTLVGDVDGVQIWSEALPVDRIWSVLKPIVALAR; from the coding sequence ATGTCACGTGGTCACATCGCCGCGGCTCTCGCTGCCGCCACGCTCGCGCTCGGGGTCCCTGGGACCGCGCAGGCCGTCTCACTGCCGCTGGAGGGCTGGTGGCCGCTCAACGAGGGGTCAGGTCAGACCATTCGCGACTGGTCCGGCAACCGCAACAACGGCTACCTCGGTGCTTCACCGACGGCCGACGCCGCCGACCCCAGTTGGATCAAGGGCGTGTTCCTCGGGTCGGCCCTGCGCTTCGGCGGCGGGCAGTTCGTGACGATCCCGGACGCGCCCTCGCTCGAGCCCCAGCGGATCACCGTCGCGGCCTGGTTCCGCGGCGACGCCTCGCCGGGCAAGTACCGGTACATCATGTCCAAGGGCTTCTTCGAGTGCCAGACGGCCTCCTACGGCCTCTATACGGGCATCGGCGGCGGGCTGTCGTTCTACATCGCCAAGAACGCCTATGACTTCTACGTGTCGCCGGCCGCGCCGACGAGCGTCTGGGACGGCAAGTGGCATCACGCCGCCGGCACGTTCGACGGCACGACCGTCCGCCTGTACATCGACGGCGTCCAAGTCGGCTCCGGCACGCCGTCGCCGACGCCCATCGACTACGACCGGGCCGACGGCACCGGACACATCGGCGCCAACGAGCCGGCCGTCTGCGACGAGGACCTCACGCTCGTCGGCGACGTCGACGGCGTCCAGATCTGGTCCGAGGCGCTTCCGGTCGACCGCATCTGGAGCGTCCTCAAGCCGATCGTGGCGCTCGCGCGGTAA
- the glmS gene encoding glutamine--fructose-6-phosphate transaminase (isomerizing), with amino-acid sequence MCGIVGYVGHQSAQEVLLGGLEKLEYRGYDSAGLSVQHDGALESIRAVGNLGRLKEALQQTGDGGVAVLAPPATTGIGHTRWATHGRVTEENAHPHYDPGNRVHVVVNGIVENYMELKNELQAQGAHFTSETDVEVIAHLIANDLDEHGLVEATRRTYNRLRGHYSFVVQSSEEAGVLVGARKECPLIVGRSEGEQFLASGIPAFLAHTRTAQALEDDELVVLTADGARFMTADGVEFERETHEIDWDADAAEKGGFETFMLKEIHEQADAVAETIADRTVRPDGVDLPELDDELLRGTRRIIIVACGTSYHAGLIGRYAIEEWARVPVEMDVASEYRYRNPVVGPGDVVIGITQSGESLDTLAAMRLARERGATVIAVTNIMGSQATRDADATVYTRAGLEISVAATKTFVAQVAVMYLLALRLAELKGTLDVERRTELVTKLKRIPHDIGELLAHGTDAIDRVAERHYQQDFFLYLGRHVGLPVGLEGALKLKEISYISTDAYAAGEMKHGPIALLDQDTPVVVVATDSPVLDKVISNMQEVRVRGAHVIAVASEGTDLAEHAEETLSVPPTDWMLQPLLAVIPLQLLAYRVARLRGLNVDQPRNLAKTVTVE; translated from the coding sequence GTGTGCGGCATCGTCGGCTACGTCGGACACCAGTCGGCCCAGGAAGTTCTGCTGGGCGGCCTGGAGAAGCTTGAATACCGCGGATATGACTCCGCCGGTCTGTCGGTCCAACACGACGGCGCGCTGGAGTCGATCCGCGCCGTCGGCAACCTCGGTCGCCTCAAGGAGGCGCTGCAGCAGACGGGCGACGGCGGCGTCGCCGTGCTCGCGCCGCCCGCGACCACGGGCATCGGCCACACGCGCTGGGCCACCCACGGTCGCGTGACCGAGGAGAACGCGCACCCGCACTACGACCCCGGCAACCGCGTGCACGTGGTCGTCAACGGGATCGTCGAGAACTACATGGAGCTCAAGAACGAGCTCCAGGCGCAGGGCGCGCACTTCACGTCCGAGACGGACGTCGAGGTCATCGCTCACCTCATCGCCAACGACCTGGACGAGCACGGCCTCGTCGAGGCCACGCGCCGCACCTACAACCGGCTGCGCGGGCACTACTCGTTCGTGGTGCAGTCCTCGGAGGAGGCCGGCGTCCTCGTCGGCGCCCGCAAGGAGTGCCCGCTGATCGTCGGCCGCAGCGAGGGCGAGCAGTTCCTCGCGTCCGGCATCCCCGCCTTCCTCGCCCACACGCGCACCGCGCAGGCGCTCGAGGACGACGAGCTGGTGGTGCTGACCGCCGACGGCGCGCGCTTCATGACCGCCGACGGCGTCGAGTTCGAGCGCGAGACGCACGAGATCGACTGGGACGCCGACGCCGCCGAGAAGGGTGGCTTCGAGACGTTCATGCTCAAGGAGATCCACGAGCAGGCGGACGCCGTCGCCGAGACGATCGCCGACCGGACCGTCCGCCCCGACGGCGTGGACCTCCCCGAGCTCGACGACGAGCTGCTGCGCGGCACGCGCCGCATCATCATCGTGGCCTGCGGCACCTCGTACCACGCCGGTCTGATCGGCCGGTACGCGATCGAGGAATGGGCGCGCGTCCCCGTCGAGATGGACGTGGCGTCCGAGTACCGCTACCGCAATCCGGTGGTCGGCCCGGGCGACGTCGTGATCGGCATCACGCAGTCCGGCGAGTCGCTGGACACGCTCGCCGCCATGCGCCTCGCCCGCGAGCGCGGCGCGACCGTGATCGCGGTGACCAACATCATGGGCTCGCAGGCCACGCGCGACGCCGACGCCACGGTGTACACCCGCGCCGGCCTCGAGATCAGCGTCGCAGCCACGAAGACGTTCGTCGCGCAGGTCGCCGTCATGTACCTGCTGGCCCTGCGGCTCGCGGAGCTCAAGGGCACGCTGGACGTCGAGCGCCGCACCGAGCTCGTGACCAAGCTCAAGCGCATCCCGCACGACATCGGGGAGTTGCTGGCCCACGGCACGGACGCCATCGACCGCGTGGCGGAGCGCCACTACCAGCAGGACTTCTTCCTCTACCTCGGCCGTCACGTCGGCCTGCCGGTCGGCTTGGAAGGCGCGCTGAAGCTGAAGGAGATCTCCTACATCTCCACCGACGCGTACGCGGCGGGGGAGATGAAGCACGGCCCGATCGCGCTCCTGGACCAGGACACGCCGGTCGTGGTCGTGGCGACGGACTCGCCCGTGCTGGACAAGGTCATCTCCAACATGCAGGAGGTCCGCGTCCGCGGTGCGCACGTGATCGCGGTCGCCAGCGAGGGCACCGACCTCGCCGAGCACGCGGAGGAGACGCTGTCGGTCCCGCCCACCGACTGGATGCTCCAGCCCCTGCTGGCCGTGATCCCGCTGCAGCTCCTGGCTTACCGGGTCGCGCGCCTGCGTGGGCTGAACGTCGATCAGCCGCGCAACCTGGCGAAGACCGTCACGGTCGAGTAA
- a CDS encoding TolB-like translocation protein, protein MRSRAVAFGALAVVCIAAAVIAAVVAISGARSDRQASAKAVAAARPKATEILAGGKPFAVFRSVDQAHAETLGRLSIAALDGGRPGPAVPAGPTCARTAFAAGKGLCLDLLGTQMSVKLLDGRMQQVGQFDLAGIPSRARVSPDGRWGGVTAFVVGHAYAAPGEFSTVATIIDMQAGKPIADLEKDFTVTDNGKVLDARDRNFWGLTFAGDGDTFYATAATDTRTWLIKGSIAARRAETIHENVECPSLSPDGTRIGYKQLVGRDPTRWRFTVLDLATGAETPLAESRSIDDQLAWLDDDHLLYGDGSVTWKVKADGSGKPEAWLRNADSATVQESVAAAP, encoded by the coding sequence ATGCGTAGTCGCGCGGTCGCGTTCGGCGCGCTCGCCGTGGTCTGCATCGCCGCCGCCGTGATCGCCGCCGTGGTCGCCATCTCCGGCGCTCGGAGCGACCGCCAGGCCTCCGCCAAGGCGGTCGCCGCGGCGCGTCCGAAGGCCACGGAGATCCTCGCCGGTGGCAAGCCGTTCGCGGTCTTCCGGTCGGTCGACCAGGCGCACGCGGAGACGCTCGGCCGCCTCTCGATCGCGGCGCTCGACGGCGGCCGGCCGGGCCCCGCCGTGCCCGCGGGTCCGACGTGTGCCCGCACGGCGTTCGCCGCCGGGAAGGGCCTGTGCCTGGACCTGCTCGGGACGCAGATGTCGGTCAAGCTCCTGGACGGCCGGATGCAGCAGGTCGGCCAGTTCGACCTCGCCGGCATCCCGAGCCGCGCGCGCGTCTCGCCCGACGGCCGGTGGGGTGGGGTGACGGCGTTCGTCGTCGGCCACGCGTACGCGGCCCCCGGTGAGTTCTCCACGGTCGCGACCATCATCGACATGCAGGCGGGCAAGCCGATCGCCGACCTGGAGAAGGACTTCACGGTCACCGACAACGGCAAGGTGCTGGACGCGCGGGACCGCAACTTCTGGGGCCTGACGTTCGCCGGCGACGGCGACACGTTCTACGCGACCGCGGCCACCGACACGCGCACGTGGCTGATCAAGGGCTCGATCGCCGCGCGGCGCGCCGAGACGATCCACGAGAACGTGGAGTGCCCCTCGCTGTCGCCCGACGGCACCCGGATCGGCTACAAGCAGCTGGTCGGCCGCGATCCGACCCGATGGCGCTTCACCGTGCTCGACCTCGCCACCGGCGCGGAGACGCCGCTGGCCGAGAGCCGGTCGATCGACGACCAGCTCGCCTGGCTCGACGACGACCATCTGCTGTACGGCGACGGCAGCGTGACCTGGAAGGTCAAGGCCGACGGCTCGGGCAAGCCGGAGGCCTGGCTGCGCAACGCAGACTCCGCAACGGTGCAGGAGAGCGTGGCGGCCGCGCCGTAA
- a CDS encoding MFS transporter, with the protein MRTGRLRERVGGTVLLLGTCSLLTDISSEMVSAILPLYLVATLGFSPLQYGIVDGIYQGASALVRLAAGFLGDRWGRHKVLASLGYGISAVCKLGLALIGGAWAGLSAIILLDRTGKGMRTAPRDAMISLTAPEKELGLAFGVHRAMDTAGAMIGPLVAFALLAAAPDSYRTLFLISFFVAILGLGVITLLVREPESRRPVVETEKPDLRAAMQLLKGAEFRALMIAGSALGLTTVSDGFVYLALKEQVDFDNALFPLLATGTAVLYMLLAAPLGRLADRVGRGRVLVGGYVVLLGAYCLLMAPSAGVVSLILVLALLGTYYAATDGVLMAMGSRYVPEELRGSGLALLGTATSVARLLASVLFGVLWTVLGLEATIMIFGAALVVAMGLAVRGLRIADA; encoded by the coding sequence ATGCGCACCGGTCGCCTGCGCGAGCGCGTCGGGGGCACGGTGCTGCTCCTCGGCACCTGCTCGCTGCTGACCGACATCTCGTCCGAGATGGTGTCGGCCATCCTGCCGCTGTACCTGGTGGCGACGCTCGGCTTCTCTCCGCTGCAGTACGGGATCGTCGACGGCATCTACCAGGGAGCGAGCGCTCTCGTCCGGCTCGCGGCGGGGTTCCTCGGCGACCGCTGGGGTCGCCACAAGGTCCTGGCGTCCCTCGGCTACGGCATCTCCGCCGTCTGCAAGCTCGGCCTCGCGCTCATCGGCGGCGCCTGGGCCGGGTTGAGCGCGATCATCCTGCTGGACCGCACGGGGAAGGGCATGCGCACCGCCCCGCGCGACGCGATGATCTCGCTCACGGCGCCGGAGAAGGAGCTGGGGCTCGCGTTCGGCGTGCACCGCGCCATGGACACCGCGGGGGCGATGATCGGGCCGCTCGTGGCGTTCGCGCTGCTGGCCGCCGCGCCTGACTCGTACCGCACGCTGTTCCTGATCTCGTTCTTCGTGGCGATCCTCGGCCTCGGCGTCATCACCCTGCTCGTGCGCGAGCCCGAGAGCCGCCGGCCGGTCGTTGAGACGGAGAAGCCGGACCTGCGAGCCGCGATGCAGCTGCTCAAGGGCGCCGAGTTCCGCGCGCTGATGATCGCGGGCTCCGCGCTCGGCCTGACGACGGTGAGCGACGGCTTCGTCTACCTGGCGCTCAAGGAGCAGGTCGACTTCGACAACGCGCTGTTCCCGCTCCTGGCGACCGGGACGGCCGTGCTCTACATGCTCCTCGCCGCGCCGCTCGGGCGGCTGGCCGATCGCGTCGGCCGCGGGCGCGTGCTCGTCGGGGGCTACGTCGTGCTGCTCGGCGCATACTGCCTGTTGATGGCTCCGTCCGCCGGCGTGGTGTCGCTGATCCTGGTCCTCGCCCTGCTGGGCACGTACTACGCCGCCACGGACGGCGTGCTGATGGCCATGGGCAGCCGCTACGTGCCCGAGGAGCTGCGCGGCAGCGGGCTCGCGCTGCTCGGCACCGCGACCAGCGTCGCCCGGCTGCTCGCGTCCGTGCTGTTCGGCGTGCTCTGGACGGTCCTGGGGCTCGAGGCGACGATCATGATCTTCGGCGCCGCGCTGGTCGTCGCCATGGGGCTCGCGGTGCGAGGGCTGCGGATCGCCGATGCGTAG
- the rplM gene encoding 50S ribosomal protein L13 — translation MKTYVAKPTDRERNWLVVDAEGQTLGRLATQIADALRGKRKPTYTPHIDTGDFVVVINAEKIAVTGQKRAEKMYYRHSGYPGGLKSRTLNDMLERRPEEVIRLAVKGMMPRNRLGRKQLTKLKVYAGPEHPHTAQQPQPMALIASK, via the coding sequence ATGAAGACCTACGTCGCCAAGCCCACGGACCGCGAGCGCAACTGGCTCGTCGTCGACGCTGAGGGCCAGACCCTCGGGCGTCTCGCCACTCAGATCGCCGACGCGCTGCGCGGTAAGCGCAAGCCGACCTACACCCCGCACATCGACACCGGCGACTTCGTCGTCGTTATCAACGCGGAGAAGATCGCGGTGACGGGGCAGAAGCGCGCTGAGAAGATGTACTACCGCCACTCGGGTTACCCGGGCGGCCTGAAGTCCCGCACCTTGAACGACATGCTCGAGCGCCGGCCGGAAGAGGTCATCCGCCTCGCGGTCAAGGGGATGATGCCCCGCAACCGCCTCGGCCGTAAGCAGCTCACCAAGCTCAAGGTCTACGCGGGCCCGGAGCACCCCCACACTGCACAGCAGCCGCAGCCGATGGCGCTGATCGCGAGCAAGTAG
- the glmM gene encoding phosphoglucosamine mutase, which translates to MSAAPSRAARKLFGTDGVRGVAGEFLSAELALALARAATARVQRADRPARVLIIRDTRESGEMLEAAVAAGVAAAGGEALIGGVLPTPGAPLLIARHGFDLAAVLSASHNPYRDNGIKFFGGDGYKLSDTTEAEIEAALEEPPVVPEHPGRVRTFHGALEDYLRALHERFSHLDLTGRRILIDCANGATFRAAPEIFRRLGADIGVIAHEPDGRNINHKSGSTHLERLRAAMQAGDDEIGFAFDGDGDRMLAVDRTGAVVDGDELIALAAIHLREQGRLPGNGVAVTVMTNYGFHTAMSEHGIEVATTAVGDRYVLEALREREWSLGGEQSGHIIDRNFVPSGDGIASALLTLEALGTENLADRHGMEKLPQTLVNVRADRSVAEAPDVLKAVQRESASLEGRGRVLLRPSGTEPLVRVMVEAPTEGEAQTVSARLVAVVESAAL; encoded by the coding sequence GTGTCGGCGGCGCCTTCTCGCGCCGCCCGCAAGCTGTTCGGCACCGATGGTGTCCGCGGTGTCGCGGGCGAGTTCCTCTCTGCGGAGCTCGCCCTCGCGCTCGCGCGTGCCGCTACGGCGCGCGTGCAGCGCGCGGATCGCCCGGCGCGTGTCCTGATCATCCGCGACACGCGCGAGTCGGGTGAGATGCTCGAGGCCGCGGTCGCGGCCGGCGTCGCCGCTGCGGGCGGAGAGGCCCTCATCGGTGGCGTCCTGCCCACGCCCGGCGCTCCGCTGCTGATCGCCCGGCACGGCTTCGACCTCGCCGCGGTCCTGTCGGCTTCGCACAACCCGTACCGGGACAACGGCATCAAGTTCTTCGGTGGCGACGGCTACAAGCTGTCGGACACGACGGAGGCCGAGATCGAGGCCGCGCTCGAGGAGCCGCCGGTCGTGCCGGAGCACCCCGGTCGCGTGCGGACGTTCCACGGCGCGCTCGAGGACTACCTGCGCGCGCTCCACGAGCGGTTCTCCCACCTCGACCTCACCGGCCGGCGCATCCTCATCGACTGCGCGAACGGCGCCACGTTCCGCGCAGCGCCGGAGATCTTCCGCCGGCTCGGCGCCGACATCGGCGTGATCGCGCACGAGCCCGACGGACGCAACATCAACCACAAGAGCGGCTCCACCCACCTGGAGCGGCTGCGCGCGGCGATGCAGGCCGGCGACGACGAGATCGGCTTCGCCTTCGACGGCGACGGCGACCGCATGCTCGCCGTGGACCGCACCGGCGCGGTCGTCGACGGCGACGAGCTGATCGCCCTCGCGGCGATCCACCTCCGCGAGCAGGGCCGCCTGCCCGGCAACGGCGTGGCCGTGACGGTCATGACCAACTACGGCTTCCACACGGCGATGAGCGAGCACGGCATCGAGGTCGCGACCACCGCGGTCGGCGACCGCTACGTGCTCGAGGCGCTGCGCGAGCGCGAATGGTCGCTGGGCGGCGAGCAGTCCGGCCACATCATCGACCGCAACTTCGTCCCCTCCGGCGACGGCATCGCGTCCGCGCTGCTCACGCTGGAGGCACTCGGCACCGAGAACCTGGCGGACCGGCACGGGATGGAGAAGCTGCCGCAGACGCTCGTCAACGTGCGCGCGGACCGCTCGGTCGCCGAGGCGCCCGACGTGCTCAAGGCCGTGCAACGTGAGTCGGCGTCGCTCGAAGGTCGCGGTCGTGTGCTGCTGCGGCCCAGCGGGACGGAGCCGCTCGTCCGCGTGATGGTCGAGGCCCCGACCGAGGGTGAGGCCCAGACGGTCAGCGCCCGCCTGGTCGCGGTCGTCGAGTCCGCCGCGCTTTAG
- the rpsI gene encoding 30S ribosomal protein S9: MDLEVDIVREGDDRPRYSEDEDPDAEEETEVEGEEELPQTIADASIDLAAGARYRATGKRKTAVARVTLKPGTGQYLITGVAKGEKSLEEFFPRHTLQRTIRQPLETVGYEDRMDVVATMHGGGVSAQAGALRHGISKALLEADPNLRSELKRRGFLTRDARVKERKKAGLKKARKRPQFSKR; this comes from the coding sequence ATGGACCTCGAGGTCGACATCGTCCGTGAGGGCGACGATCGTCCGCGCTACAGCGAGGACGAGGACCCGGACGCCGAGGAGGAGACCGAGGTCGAGGGCGAGGAGGAGCTGCCGCAGACCATCGCGGACGCTTCGATCGACCTGGCCGCCGGCGCTCGCTACCGCGCCACCGGCAAGCGCAAGACCGCCGTCGCGCGCGTCACGCTCAAGCCGGGAACGGGCCAGTACCTGATTACTGGCGTCGCCAAGGGCGAGAAGTCGCTCGAGGAGTTCTTCCCGCGTCACACGCTGCAGCGCACGATCCGCCAGCCGCTCGAGACGGTCGGCTACGAGGATCGCATGGACGTCGTCGCCACCATGCACGGTGGCGGTGTGTCCGCCCAGGCCGGCGCCCTGCGCCACGGCATCTCGAAGGCGCTGCTCGAGGCCGACCCCAACCTCCGCTCCGAGCTCAAGCGCCGTGGCTTCCTCACGCGTGACGCACGCGTGAAGGAGCGCAAGAAGGCGGGCCTCAAGAAGGCTCGTAAGCGGCCGCAGTTCTCCAAGCGCTAG